The sequence AACAAAAGCTCACCCAATAGACACATTTAGACCTTTAATATGCTCCAAGAGAAAAGATGAACAAAACCATACAGAGATAATGATGGTATAGGTAGTGATAGATACCAGCTTTCCGAGTAGGCATCCATTGAATGAGATCTCGAGAAACCTCTTCTTCAAACCATTTAATCCAAGTTGATGTATCTTTAACCTCATCACTGGCCGCGGCATTGACATCAATGCCCAATAATTTTAGCATAGCTTCAGTATCATCTTCAGGTTTGCTATTTTCGTCTTCCATTTCCTCATCTAGACCCTCCCGAACAACATCATCCTCTACAGTGTTAGCTGAAGCAATACTATCTTTATTTCTACCTGAGACCTGTTCTGTCCAACCTGTCCAACCACCTACCTCATTGTCATCAGAGGattcttctttcaaaattttatgcctgttttcctcctctttctccaGCCACAATGACCATCCAAAAgctccttcttctccaactctagCACCATTACTGCTCCAAAAGTGCTCAAACAGTCTTAATTTACTCTGTTCAGTAAGCAACAAAGATGGACAAAAGACGCTAAATTCCACTTCTGCTTGAAATAACGCTGTGGCCAACTCCTGGTAACCAGCCTGCCACTCAAACCTGCAGAGGCTAACTAGCATATCGACTAGAAGGAGTTCCTGCTGAATGGCAGCAGAATCCAATGGTTCAGATGTTGCATCCACCTGCACAATCCAATAAATAGAATCAGACCTTATAATGTCAAACTGCTGCTAATAAGATTATCAATAATGTCAACGATTTAGATAGTGGAGAaacaccagaaaaaaaaactaagaaaggGAAATAAAACAGATGGACTCGAAATAACTTGTGACAGTAAACAGATAAGTATTGAAGTGATTCATCAACCCTTAAACAGTTAGCACTATAAAATAAGAACCTGCCTATGTCGCTTGCTGCAAGCAGAAGAAAGAGCCTGGATCGCATAAGAATACATTTTCCTCAATTCCGATACTTTGAATCTGGAAAACTCCCCTTGAACAACACATAGAAACTCCCTCCATAACTTGTAGCTAGCGGAATTCTGCATAAGTGCCTTTTCCCACCTACTGATTAACACATCTGCGTTGTCTCTGATTCGGTATGCCTTGAGAAGCGCAATCAACAATTCTTCACAATCTGGGTTAAGTTCAAAAGCCTTCTCAAGTATactaatcttcttctctaacaTCTGTAGGCGAACTCCTTTCTGAGATTGCATGCTCGAAACCTTGTCTTGAAAATCAGCAAATGCTAGCCACGCTTTCTCATCATGGGGACGCTCCCTCGTCATTCTGTTAAACTCTCGCGTTTTATTAAGCACTTCATCCTCCCACGATGCTCCCATCATTGAGTCCTTTGGTAAAACATCTTCCTCGTCACTTTCTTGAACAGCCTCATCTTCCACCAGTGGAATGAAATCATCAAAGGAAGAATCCACAGCTTCTTTTGAAGCAGATAAACGAATACGCTTGAAATTCTTGTTACGTTCCATGGCAGCATTTTTTGCATACCAATATCGGTTATCAGACTTTCCTCTCCCCTCCAAAGAATCAATATCAATCTCTGTGTCAAGCATAGAGCTACGCCGATTCCGCAAATAATTCCTCAGAGAACCTTCCCCAGAAACTCTCTGAGAACTGTCAAGTTTATAACGAGGAACATTCATCCTGcattgtaaacaaaaaacacaagcaGATTCTTTTCAATATCCCCCATACTCTCAAAACACATTGCGCAGAAAACGAAATCAAACTAGCCATAACTAGATAAGCAAAGTACCTGTAAATAGAACCATAAGCCAAATTATCTGGATCAGGACGAGTGTCTAAGTAATAATCCTTGGCAGGTTTCGAATAGTATTCATCAGAGTCCCTAACTGATGATTTCTTAGAACGAGATTCATCCGACGCAGTACCAATCTTccgcttcttcctctttttcttccccttccTCTTTACATCGTCGTCATCAGACTCCCAGGACGCTTCTTCTTCAACCAAATTGTAAACCTTAGGCTGATTGGTTTCACCAATATTCTCATCggcatctccttcttcatcttcttcgaccTCGGATAAGTAAGGAGCCGTCGAAGCCGCGGCGGCGTTGATGACGGAGAGATCCGTCGTGAAGCTGGCGTTGCGAAGCCATTGAGTATTAGTGGAGATAACTGATACGGAGTTCGTAGAAGTAGGGAAGACCGGGAACAATCCGCCTGTAGTTACCGGAGCTCCGTCGCCGTCCTCTGGTGTATTCGACATCTTCATCCACCGGGAAAAGAAAAATTCCGATTTTGGTAATTATTTTGCGCCTCGCCGCTATATAATTTTTGCGAAGGCTCGTTAGTTATTGGGCCTATAGTAAGACTTAATGGGCTCGAATTAGTTTCAATCCTTTCTACTGAGCCCTATATATGTATGCtgcatcatactatcatcaatgttttctgttttcttttgcttccgttaaagttatatataaacttgGATAGAATCTAAATAATGTTAAATCGTTTCAATCTTTATCCAACTGGATTGCATTTTATATGTGAATGTGACAATCTAGGTATACATACAGAGCGAAATATTATGTAGTCGACTATTGATCAATTTGGTCTCAGCATTTTGCTTCACTGGTAGCTTATAAAAAATAGTCCCttcttcaattttgatttttgccAAATGGTTATATAGTATTTGAGTGTGTAGCCGGTGATATTTGTATATGCAATGTGCGCGTGTGTGTGGGTGGGGGATTGCTATTGCTTTTGCAGCTAAAAAATTTCGGTATCACACGGTCCACACTACCAAGGAATTGACTTTTTAATATATGGTTTGGCTGGATAGGTTTCAATTAACCAGAGAACAAAACTACAACTACGACAAGTACAGTAGTATTATGATCAAGACTCAGAGATTAATGAAAAGTCATTCTTTCTGTTTATATGGTACCATCAATATAAATGATtccaagaaaaggaaaaaacaaaaacaaaatagttcCCACCAAATGGTCTAAATTAGAAACCTTAttgccaagaacaagacttaccCTTTTAACAAACAATATTTCTCTTGTGCTCCACAAGGCGTTTCCAATACTTAGTGATATCCTGCAACGACATCTTTGTAGTCTTcacttcaacttcatcatcaccactAACCGCTGCTGCGGCAGCTATATGCGCGATTCGGCTAGGAAGCCCTTCAATCTCTTTCAGTACTTGAATGATATGAGTGATGAGTCTATCTGCAAGGCCTCTGCTAAAGTCTTCCCTGATCACAACTCTTAGCACAGCAATGTGTTGCGCATCTGCAGGCATGGTGTAAGCCGGTACGATCCACCCGAATTTTCTCAGAGACTCTGCGATCTCAAACACCGTGTGTTTGCTACTGTCTTTTAGAGAGAATGCCACTAGTGGCACTCCGATATCTTTAGACAGAATGTGGAACTTTCCTGTCATCTCTATTCCTTCTCTCAGCCTCCTCGCGTTGTCCATGCAGTTTTCCATTATGTTCTTGTATCCCTAATTTAATTTCCAAGAAGGATCATTAGATAAAATGAGATGTCATCTAGACACTAATAAGATGAAAGTATGAAACTGTTATGTAAGATATGTAAGGGACAAGTACCTCAAAGCCTAGTCGGATAAACTGATAGTACTGAGCAATGATTTGACTCgaccctaccaaaaaaaatagagttttgcTTTAGACTAAATGTGATGATGAATAGATTGGTCAAGCAAGTAATTACATACCTTTTGAGAAGTTAAGAGTGAAAGTGGGTTGGTCAGCTCCTAAGTAGTTGATGTGAAAGACAAGGTCTTCTGGCaaatcatcttttgttttccaGACAATCCAACCAACTCCTGCATACACAAGTCCATACTTATGACCACTGACATTGATGCTCTTAACCCATGGAAGCCTAAAGTCCCATTCAAGATCAGGGTAGAGGAAAGGAGCAATAAATCCTCCACTGGCTGCATCAACGTGAATAGGAGTTTCCCAACCCGTCTCTGCGTTTTTATCAGCTAAGAGATCGTTCAATAGCttcacatcctcaaactctccTGTAAGTGTGGATCCTAGAATTGCTGCAACGCAGATTGTATTCTCATCCACCATCTCTACAGCTTTAGCCGGGTCCATCACGTAATAGTCTTCCCTTAGTTTCACCTCTTTGAGCTCTACCTCAAAGTACCTTGCAAATTTCTCCCAGCAGACCTGCCCTCGGATGAAAAATCATACACACaagtttgaatatattttaagaGAAACGTATCAATATCCAAAGAAAATGTGATGTTGTAAGGATGGGGATAAGTTTATTGAGACCTGAACATTGGCTCCAGTTACAATGTTAGGCTTATCAGTCGGTAAACCCTGAGCTCTTCTCCTCTGTTGCCACTTCCTTTTGAAAGCTAAACCGGCTAGCATGATAGCTTCCGATGAACCAACAGTGCCACACCCAATCGCAGCCTCGCCTTCTCCAACGGGAGCATGGAACAAGTTAGCTATCATATTTACACACCGGTTCTGAAGACGAGAGAATAGAAGCCAAATAAAGATGTATTACAATTGGAAAACAGTCTTGACTATATTTAGAAATAGAAAGCAGATGGGAAGAGAGAAGAACCTGAAGCTCTGTAGTGACAGGATATTCATCCATGTCAACATAGTTCTTATTCACAGAATCCATTATGAGGTTATCACACTCAGGTTCCATCCAAGTGGTGACAAAGGAAGCTAGGTTAAGCCTGGGGTTTCCATCAAGCATCAACTCATCATTGATCACTTGATAAGCAGCGTCTTTGGGCATGGAATTGTCCGGCATCTTAAACCTGTTTCAATAGAATATATATGCAAGCAAATACAACTATTAACATTGTaacatagaaagaaagaaaaaaagcaactAAAGTGAGGAAAGAATCCAGAAAgatgcagagagagagaggaacctGGGAACAACAGCACGGACATATCTGGAAGCAAAAGTGGAATGCAAATGCTCTTCGGAGTCAGAGTTGGTTGCGAGTACCATTGTGTTTGAGTTATGCTGAAACGTTGAGATCAGAAGAGGAAAATAAATGTCAGAAGCAATTGgacaaaatataaagaagaacGTAAGAAAGCAAAACTCTCTGTAAACTAATAAGACGTTCATATAACTAACTCCCTTTCTTTTTGTCCCCCTTGAGACCCTCTCTTCCCCTTGAATTGTGCTTCGGTACATTATTTgtgattatattaaaaataataataatttcctCAAACCATTAAACAGAGAAcaacatcagaagaagaagattcagaaccatAAACAGATCCACATATTATTTTTCCTGATTGGTGGGTGGTCGATATCTTCTTCCCAATATTACAGATCAGGATTACACTATAATACCATCTGAAATATAGAGTTGATCTTGTGAATACCTTATGTTGTATAGTTGTGTATGGATCAGAATGCTTCTGCTGTATTTATTTATGAGGGACGATTACAGCAGCTTATATACttgttgagagagagagcaatAAGGGATCTACGTACAAAGATATAACTATATCAATATAGATTCATGTTTATTTCctatgttgatatatatatatatttattgagatATTTGAGAATCTAGTAAGATGCTAATCATATGGAGTAGACAagaaacatttttctttctcataGTCATTTAAGAATTCAATACCAAACAATATAGTCTCGTTCTCTCGGGAAGTCAAAACTCTCACAGTATTATgcaccaccaaaaaaaaattgcataaacGGAGAGCGCCCTCAGAGTCAGAAATCTTAAACGGTACATACACGAGAGCCAATAGTGCTCATAAAGCCTCTCTCACCAAAATCCCAATTCATATATCCGGGGAATAAAGGAAGAAACTTCAGGGAGGGGGATCATGATGAGCTCTGATACTGCTCCTTCACGGCTCTTGCTGCGGCACAGTACCATCCTGCTGCAGCCATTGCACCTGGATCTGGAACCGTTGCAATAATCTCTGCAGATACATAGCTTGATCTCCCAGCCTGTGTTACACAGTCTCATCCGTCATCTCAATATGAAAACCATTTAACATAACAAAAGCAGACCGAAATGGTAAGCTAAACTCACCTGTGCTTGCATCTGTATGGTTGATTCCGCTCCTGCAGTTGCTGCTTCAGCAGACAGGATGAAAGCCGATATTGGATCCTCTCCTGCGCTCAGCTTCTGttcttataaaaacaaaacaaaaacatgttaCTACTTGCAAGTTGCAATATCCAAATCTTCAGTATCAAAAGAAATTAAGCCGCTTTTTGTCACCTCCTCAAGAACTTGTGAAGCCGGGATGAGAGCATCTAGCATTGTTCGGTAGCCTGCAGTTGCTCCACCATATTTGCTGACTGAAGTAATTGATGACTTGAGTGCTTCACACCCTGATTCAAAATAATGCTAACTATCAAAACAAGCATGTGccttacaaaatattaactaacCACATATAAGCAAGCATGATCTCACAGTGTTTGGCTGTGACTTCTGAATGAGCGTTAGCTTTTAGCTCCGCGTATGCAGCCTTGCAGAGGAGATGGTaactgtttcacaaaaaaaccATAATGTCACTTTACTTTACTACAACAATGACAATGTGAAATAATTTCAAGAGTTACATTATTCCGCTTGTGCCCCCCATGGCTCTTTTGATTGATGAACCAATCTCATTCACTGTTTCTGCAGCATCATTCAGTGGATaactagaaacaaaaagagacatGGTTCAAATTTTGGTCAACAATCCCTGTGAAGAACTCAACATATAGAGTGGCTATGCGGGAGTAAAAGTAACAAATAGACTCACTACTTTTTCATGTCCTCCAGAATAGCTGTTGCTCCCCTGTACATCTACACAATTGATGCAGGCAAATGTAAGATAATATTAAATGAACAAATTATAAAGTATGCATGGCAACATCTAGAAACAAAACTTACTGTCGACCCACAATCACCATCGCCTACTTTTGCATCCCATTCATTCAGACTATCCTTTAGACTGATGATCACAGTTGCTGCTGCTTGAATGGCTGCCTCAAGGATTCGACCTTCTTTACTCAGCTCTTGAGGTCGGTTATGAGACTGGTATTGACAAATTTTCATGAAATTTACCAAAAAACATTTGTCACCAACCCTTGAAACCTCTAAATAAGATACGAACTTATAAATTGTAATGCATACCTCGGCTATTGATCGAGAAGGAGGAACAGGAACATGAGTCTTCGCTGGTGGCCGGTTGCCTGCAATGTAGCACAAAATCTTTGTATCTAAGACTATACTCCAAGGCAATAAATCATGGAAATAGGATACAGCTTAAATCTCACGGACCATCAGTGCCTACAGGCCAATTTGGAGCCTTGGTTGGAGCATCTAATCGGTCTAAAATCGACTGGTCAGCCTTCATGATTGAAATCGAGAATCCTGGGGAAGGAAGCATCGTCAGAGAAACAACAGGAGTATGTACCACttgacaaaatgaaaaaatctacAGAACCTCACCTGCCATATCAAGAGAAGTCATAAAAAAGCCTGTATACACCCTATCAACGGCAAGTCCAAATTCCAACTGCAGTTTAGGGACTGCTTTTCCAGCAGCAATCATAAGTTCCATTAAAGGGGTGCCTCCCAAACTGCAAAATTGAGAAGGAGTAACTAAGTTCTCCGCTACCAACCATAAACACAGATATCACCATCTAGTTCTACAAATTTGATATCACAGCAGCAGCATTTGGTCCGGCTAATATAATGGAGTATTAGACAGATACCAATCTATATAGAAAATACATCGCTATAGGCTTACCCATTAACCATGAGAACCACTCTATTACCACGAGTAATTGGAACATAATTGGTCTCCTGCAGAAATGAAAGTAATCAGATCTCTTTGACTATGGAAACAAGAAATAACATAACGATGGCACAAATTAAGCACATACAGGATTAAGTATCTGCTGAAGAACATGGGAAACCACCACATCCACAGGTTGAACGTCAACCACAGCAGCACCAGGTTCTCCATGCTGAGAGACAGATTGAATTGAGATGTCAACGTATGAACCAAAACACTGAAGAAAGTGAATTTGTGTGCAAACTCGAAAATACAagaaagtaacatacaattCCAAGCCCGAGTTCCATCTTTTCTTCGCCAAGACGATCTGATGTAACCTGTCCAGGAAGCGTACAGACGGATAATGCAACACCCATGGTACCAACCATCTCTGACGCACATTTTGCCTCAGCCGCAACTTTTTCTAGAGAAAGACCAGCCTCTGCTGCTGCACCCGCAACCTGTCCTTAGcagaagcaaataaaataaactgatGCTTAAAGCTTTATATTCAGAacttagttttgattctaagctcgagaaaacaaaacaaacaaatcaatataTAGCAGCCCAAGGTCCATACATCACAATTTGAACAAAAACAATATCGACGAGCAGTAAAGGCATACTAAACAAACTGGTTTAGAGtgtgataaagaaaaaggaCGGAAAGGGAAAGAGAAACCTTATGGACAAGAACTGTTCCTGCTAACCCTCTGCGTCCAGCGATACCACGTGGAGGGGGTAATGCACAATCCTCTCCAACAATTACCGTCTACAAAACAGATCATGTCATTCTGTCTGGCAAAAGCTCTCAAGTATGAAAAGGTAATAACGAGCATGTATTACCTCAACTTTGTAACCTTCAGATTTTGCTTGCTCAGCAGCCAAACCAAAGTTCAAGCGATCACCAGTATAATTCTGCCAAGAGAGTTGATGGGGAAACTTGATtaatcacaaacacaaagaaaagaCTCTATAGTTCCTCGCAACAACAGGACTGTATGAATGTGGCTCTCTTTCCCACTCTAACTACCTTGACAATCAGTAGACATCCCTCAGTACCAGTTACAGCTCGAATTCCCTGGAATTGGGCAAAAAATTATCATTCAATCGaaataaacagaagaaaaaaatgatagaaaacCGCATCTGGAATACTCACAGCAAGGATGGAATCAACTGGTGGGGAGGCAAAGACATCTCCGCAGATAGCCGCTGTGAGCATACCTTCTCCAACGTAACCAGCATGTGCAGGCTCATGCCCACTGCCTCCACCTGCATAAAAAAGTAGCATTGCTTAAGAGACTTTCAAAATCCTAAAAACCAAACCACATAATATCTCTAGTCACAAAACTCCCACCTGATATAACGGCAACCTTGTCGTACTTTTCAGCCGAGACATCAGCTCGTATAACCACCTTAACCTCAGGGAAACCATCCAAATACTGAAGTCCATGATAAGTTTCAACGAGACCCTCAATGAACTCAGTTACAACATCTGCAAAAAGGTTCTTTATTATATTCTCTTAAAGCAAAAGTCCCAAAACCGCTAGTTCTATACCCTAAACCATGGAAATCAAGACAGCGTGCTGACCATGCAACGAACTCAGCGGTGACGGAGTAGCATTTCAAAGATCGCGAAACAAAATCAGGGGGGTAAATGTGGTAAAATCGACCAAGGCGAATTTTATGAGCAAGAAACAGGCAATACAATTAAGAAATCGCAAATAGTAACACAACAATCGGGAAAGATAAACATAGGTCAACAGTTCATAATTCTCATTCGACCTAAATCTACGGCGGAGAAAGAAACAACGACACCGAACAGAGCAGAGGATGCGACGAAAAGATAAACGGCaaggaaacacaaaaagaagaacgaAGAAAGAAGAGCACGAACCGTTGGGGTTGTTGATGAATTTCTTGGCCGCGAAAACCATAATTGCGAAGGTATGAAGCGATCAGAAACAGAGAATCGGAGAAGCTCGCATGTAAGAGGGGAGTATTGTAGAAGAAGGTTTAAGGCAATCCGGagaaatgagagagaaagagtgaacaacaacaacaacaacagcaacgcGTGAGAgagaaagtaaagaagaaagcaaagaagaagagagacgcaAATGGGGGAGTTTGTTCCGTACGAGAAAACCCAAAgttaaaattatactaaatgAATAGAAATTAATATGGGTCAGGCCCAATTAAAAAGTGGATAAGATATAGATTATGAcgaaattttgtaatattatttgTTAGAATAGATTTAAATTACCTAATTAGACTCTAAATGGTTCACTGTGTGCTGAACACGTGACACGGATACGTTGTCGTGAGCCACGCGCGCGCCTTGGTCCCAGTACTCGCGCTTAGCCGTCTCGCTTCGTGTTTGTGTTGTATTGGAATCGgatgatataaattataaaatgtgtaatttttttctatttaccaagaaaaaaaatatggatttgcTTAGAATTTGTATTAGATTAATCCTattaagttttatgttatttctaaaacctttctttttgttACAAAGTTTGAAGTCAACTTTATGATTCGTTGAATGTCTTGATTTGCTTTAGTTTCGATGTGATTTTTCATTTGCCTCTATttccatggtttttttttctatattttataatgaaattactttttctttatgaatttataatcAGGTCTtatccaaaactattttttttttt comes from Camelina sativa cultivar DH55 chromosome 19, Cs, whole genome shotgun sequence and encodes:
- the LOC104765619 gene encoding putative 3,4-dihydroxy-2-butanone kinase isoform X1, encoding MVFAAKKFINNPNDVVTEFIEGLVETYHGLQYLDGFPEVKVVIRADVSAEKYDKVAVISGGGSGHEPAHAGYVGEGMLTAAICGDVFASPPVDSILAGIRAVTGTEGCLLIVKNYTGDRLNFGLAAEQAKSEGYKVETVIVGEDCALPPPRGIAGRRGLAGTVLVHKVAGAAAEAGLSLEKVAAEAKCASEMVGTMGVALSVCTLPGQVTSDRLGEEKMELGLGIHGEPGAAVVDVQPVDVVVSHVLQQILNPETNYVPITRGNRVVLMVNGLGGTPLMELMIAAGKAVPKLQLEFGLAVDRVYTGFFMTSLDMAGFSISIMKADQSILDRLDAPTKAPNWPVGTDGNRPPAKTHVPVPPSRSIAESHNRPQELSKEGRILEAAIQAAATVIISLKDSLNEWDAKVGDGDCGSTMYRGATAILEDMKKYYPLNDAAETVNEIGSSIKRAMGGTSGIIYHLLCKAAYAELKANAHSEVTAKHWCEALKSSITSVSKYGGATAGYRTMLDALIPASQVLEEKLSAGEDPISAFILSAEAATAGAESTIQMQAQAGRSSYVSAEIIATVPDPGAMAAAGWYCAAARAVKEQYQSSS
- the LOC104765619 gene encoding putative 3,4-dihydroxy-2-butanone kinase isoform X2 → MVFAAKKFINNPNDVVTEFIEGLVETYHGLQYLDGFPEVKVVIRADVSAEKYDKVAVISGGGSGHEPAHAGYVGEGMLTAAICGDVFASPPVDSILAGIRAVTGTEGCLLIVKNYTGDRLNFGLAAEQAKSEGYKVETVIVGEDCALPPPRGIAGRRGLAGTVLVHKVAGAAAEAGLSLEKVAAEAKCASEMVGTMGVALSVCTLPGQVTSDRLGEEKMELGLGIHGEPGAAVVDVQPVDVVVSHVLQQILNPETNYVPITRGNRVVLMVNGLGGTPLMELMIAAGKAVPKLQLEFGLAVDRVYTGFFMTSLDMAGFSISIMKADQSILDRLDAPTKAPNWPVGTDGNRPPAKTHVPVPPSRSIAESHNRPQELSKEGRILEAAIQAAATVIISLKDSLNEWDAKVGDGDCGSTMYRGATAILEDMKNYPLNDAAETVNEIGSSIKRAMGGTSGIIYHLLCKAAYAELKANAHSEVTAKHWCEALKSSITSVSKYGGATAGYRTMLDALIPASQVLEEKLSAGEDPISAFILSAEAATAGAESTIQMQAQAGRSSYVSAEIIATVPDPGAMAAAGWYCAAARAVKEQYQSSS
- the LOC104765618 gene encoding glutamate decarboxylase 5-like: MVLATNSDSEEHLHSTFASRYVRAVVPRFKMPDNSMPKDAAYQVINDELMLDGNPRLNLASFVTTWMEPECDNLIMDSVNKNYVDMDEYPVTTELQNRCVNMIANLFHAPVGEGEAAIGCGTVGSSEAIMLAGLAFKRKWQQRRRAQGLPTDKPNIVTGANVQVCWEKFARYFEVELKEVKLREDYYVMDPAKAVEMVDENTICVAAILGSTLTGEFEDVKLLNDLLADKNAETGWETPIHVDAASGGFIAPFLYPDLEWDFRLPWVKSINVSGHKYGLVYAGVGWIVWKTKDDLPEDLVFHINYLGADQPTFTLNFSKGSSQIIAQYYQFIRLGFEGYKNIMENCMDNARRLREGIEMTGKFHILSKDIGVPLVAFSLKDSSKHTVFEIAESLRKFGWIVPAYTMPADAQHIAVLRVVIREDFSRGLADRLITHIIQVLKEIEGLPSRIAHIAAAAAVSGDDEVEVKTTKMSLQDITKYWKRLVEHKRNIVC
- the LOC104765617 gene encoding protein NRDE2 homolog isoform X1, with the protein product MKMSNTPEDGDGAPVTTGGLFPVFPTSTNSVSVISTNTQWLRNASFTTDLSVINAAAASTAPYLSEVEEDEEGDADENIGETNQPKVYNLVEEEASWESDDDDVKRKGKKKRKKRKIGTASDESRSKKSSVRDSDEYYSKPAKDYYLDTRPDPDNLAYGSIYRMNVPRYKLDSSQRVSGEGSLRNYLRNRRSSMLDTEIDIDSLEGRGKSDNRYWYAKNAAMERNKNFKRIRLSASKEAVDSSFDDFIPLVEDEAVQESDEEDVLPKDSMMGASWEDEVLNKTREFNRMTRERPHDEKAWLAFADFQDKVSSMQSQKGVRLQMLEKKISILEKAFELNPDCEELLIALLKAYRIRDNADVLISRWEKALMQNSASYKLWREFLCVVQGEFSRFKVSELRKMYSYAIQALSSACSKRHRQVDATSEPLDSAAIQQELLLVDMLVSLCRFEWQAGYQELATALFQAEVEFSVFCPSLLLTEQSKLRLFEHFWSSNGARVGEEGAFGWSLWLEKEEENRHKILKEESSDDNEVGGWTGWTEQVSGRNKDSIASANTVEDDVVREGLDEEMEDENSKPEDDTEAMLKLLGIDVNAAASDEVKDTSTWIKWFEEEVSRDLIQWMPTRKAGEFSRVDEMGEGEDEDQLSSVVLFEDINGFLFSLRSNEARLSLVYQFIDFFGAHMSPWTSSNSLSWSEKISSLETLPDSLLENLRSVQECLSKSESVNSFSLGSLLSGSCDISMRTEMMKFLRNAILLCLNVFPRNHILEEAVLVAEELFVTNMKTCEVATTPCQALAKRLLKSDRQDLLLCGVYAQREAASGNMKHARRVFDMALASICGLPKELQYNASLLCLWYAESEIANSSSRDRDTESSSRALHILCYLGSGLAYTPYTSQSSSMQILRARQGFKEKLKKIQSAWSHGVTDDQSAALVCSVALFEELTNDLPGAVEILEHMFSSVLPGRKSQSHQLELLLNYYVRMLQRHQDDLTLSQIWKPISEGLQLYPLSPELYRALVDICNHRMTSHRLRMMFDDYSRKSPSVVVWLFALSYELSKGGASHRIRGLFERAFTQDTLKTSVILWRCYIAYEIDIAHNPSAARRIYFRAINACPWSKKLWLDGDRKLSSVLTVKEMSDLQEVMRDKELNIRTDIYEILLMQG
- the LOC104765617 gene encoding protein NRDE2 homolog isoform X2, translating into MKMSNTPEDGDGAPVTTGGLFPVFPTSTNSVSVISTNTQWLRNASFTTDLSVINAAAASTAPYLSEVEEDEEGDADENIGETNQPKVYNLVEEEASWESDDDDVKRKGKKKRKKRKIGTASDESRSKKSSVRDSDEYYSKPAKDYYLDTRPDPDNLAYGSIYRMNVPRYKLDSSQRVSGEGSLRNYLRNRRSSMLDTEIDIDSLEGRGKSDNRYWYAKNAAMERNKNFKRIRLSASKEAVDSSFDDFIPLVEDEAVQESDEEDVLPKDSMMGASWEDEVLNKTREFNRMTRERPHDEKAWLAFADFQDKVSSMQSQKGVRLQMLEKKISILEKAFELNPDCEELLIALLKAYRIRDNADVLISRWEKALMQNSASYKLWREFLCVVQGEFSRFKVSELRKMYSYAIQALSSACSKRHRQVDATSEPLDSAAIQQELLLVDMLVSLCRFEWQAGYQELATALFQAEVEFSVFCPSLLLTEQSKLRLFEHFWSSNGARVGEEGAFGWSLWLEKEEENRHKILKEESSDDNEVGGWTGWTEQVSGRNKDSIASANTVEDDVVREGLDEEMEDENSKPEDDTEAMLKLLGIDVNAAASDEVKDTSTWIKWFEEEVSRDLIQWMPTRKAGEFSRVDEMGEGEDEDQLSSVVLFEDINGFLFSLRSNEARLSLVYQFIDFFGAHMSPWTSSNSLSWSEKISSLETLPDSLLENLRSVQECLSKSESVNSFSLGSLLSGSCDISMRTEMMKFLRNAILLCLNVFPRNHILEEAVLVAEELFVTNMKTCEVATTPCQALAKRLLKSDRQDLLLCGVYAQREAASGNMKHARRVFDMALASICGLPKELQYNASLLCLWYAESEIANSSSRDRDTESSSRALHILCYLGSGLAYTPYTSQSSSMQILRARQGFKEKLKKIQSAWSHGVTDDQSAALVCSVALFEELTNDLPGAVEILEHMFSSVLPGRKSQSHQLELLLNYYVRMLQRHQDDLTLSQIWKPISEGLQLYPLSPELYRALVDICNHRMTSHRLRMMFDDYSRNPSVVVWLFALSYELSKGGASHRIRGLFERAFTQDTLKTSVILWRCYIAYEIDIAHNPSAARRIYFRAINACPWSKKLWLDGDRKLSSVLTVKEMSDLQEVMRDKELNIRTDIYEILLMQG